A region of Saccharococcus thermophilus DNA encodes the following proteins:
- a CDS encoding peptidyl-prolyl cis-trans isomerase — protein MNDIILITGNVKFTITLDPGVWIFDDRKIDLNTYFLNPSHGQQHEQQDEEEEIKKLSAFWDREIQEGAVFPPTLKTEKRFLKEKIITGTFAMPLAPFLRNAQPLPDAKELTIVTEHNEVTIPLEQAYEAILGFSKDGKPLREDGPVHFYFGDGSNREAPITHVRRFVIR, from the coding sequence ATGAATGATATTATTCTTATAACGGGAAATGTAAAATTTACTATTACGTTGGACCCAGGAGTATGGATTTTTGACGACCGTAAAATAGATTTAAATACTTATTTTTTAAACCCTTCTCATGGACAGCAACATGAACAACAAGACGAAGAGGAAGAAATTAAAAAGCTGTCTGCTTTTTGGGACCGGGAAATTCAAGAAGGGGCCGTTTTTCCACCAACGTTAAAGACAGAAAAACGCTTTTTGAAGGAAAAAATCATTACGGGGACGTTTGCGATGCCGCTCGCTCCTTTTCTGCGCAACGCGCAACCGCTTCCGGATGCAAAAGAACTGACGATTGTGACCGAACATAACGAGGTAACGATTCCGCTTGAACAAGCTTATGAAGCGATTCTCGGTTTTTCTAAAGACGGGAAACCGCTGCGAGAAGATGGGCCTGTACATTTTTATTTTGGCGACGGTTCCAACCGTGAAGCACCAATTACCCATGTCCGTCGCTTTGTCATCCGTTAA
- a CDS encoding FtsW/RodA/SpoVE family cell cycle protein: protein MDKELIKKVLKCYDYPLIIAIVILSLFGLIMVYSSSMIAAVIRFNVPSDYFYQRQKLWLIVAFIGFFITIIVPYKVWANEKLIKFIFVVSPIILIAVAFLGHTANNATSWFRFGGLSIQPAELVKLGLIVYLAAVFANKQKRLADPVKSNLFPIYYTLFICFLIAIQPDFGTAMIVLVIASSLILSSGLRLRLLFKQLLFFMLMFLMMSPIIFPLFGDKIFSKERMSRIYSFLDPFKYADNEGFQLVNSYLAIGLGGIKGLGLGKSIQKYGYLPESHTDFIMSIIAEELGLFGVTFTLGILAFIVLRGFWIARKCNDAFGSLLAIGISVMIGFQTFINVGGVVGIIPITGVPLPLVSYGGSSLILFMTSLGMLVNVSMFTKYEERYKKKVKTVQKLQKKGLTF from the coding sequence ATGGATAAGGAGCTTATCAAAAAGGTTTTAAAATGTTACGACTATCCGTTGATTATCGCAATCGTGATCCTTTCACTATTTGGATTGATCATGGTTTATAGTTCGAGTATGATCGCAGCTGTTATTCGCTTTAACGTGCCGAGCGACTATTTTTACCAACGGCAAAAGCTATGGCTTATCGTCGCGTTTATTGGTTTTTTCATTACGATAATCGTTCCGTATAAAGTATGGGCGAATGAAAAGTTGATTAAATTTATCTTTGTTGTCTCTCCGATTATATTAATCGCGGTAGCATTTCTTGGACATACGGCGAACAACGCAACAAGCTGGTTTCGGTTTGGTGGGTTAAGCATACAGCCGGCCGAGCTGGTGAAGCTCGGGTTGATCGTTTATTTAGCGGCGGTATTTGCCAATAAACAAAAACGGCTGGCCGATCCTGTGAAAAGCAATTTATTCCCGATTTATTATACATTGTTTATTTGTTTTTTAATTGCGATCCAGCCCGACTTTGGCACGGCGATGATCGTGTTGGTGATCGCCTCGAGTTTAATTTTGTCATCAGGGTTGCGGCTTCGGCTGCTGTTTAAGCAGCTGCTGTTCTTTATGCTTATGTTTCTTATGATGTCTCCGATTATTTTCCCTCTCTTTGGCGATAAAATTTTTTCTAAGGAGCGGATGTCCCGAATTTATAGCTTTTTAGATCCGTTTAAATATGCCGATAACGAAGGGTTTCAGCTCGTTAATTCGTATTTGGCGATTGGATTAGGAGGAATAAAAGGACTAGGGCTGGGAAAAAGCATTCAAAAATACGGATATTTGCCTGAATCTCATACCGATTTCATCATGTCGATTATCGCGGAAGAATTAGGCCTTTTTGGCGTAACGTTTACCCTGGGGATTTTAGCGTTTATCGTATTGCGGGGATTCTGGATTGCGCGAAAATGCAACGACGCGTTTGGCAGCCTGCTTGCTATTGGAATTTCGGTGATGATCGGGTTTCAAACATTTATTAATGTCGGCGGTGTAGTCGGGATCATTCCGATTACGGGAGTTCCGTTGCCGCTTGTTAGTTATGGTGGCTCCTCGCTTATCTTATTTATGACTTCGCTTGGAATGCTCGTCAATGTCTCGATGTTTACCAAATACGAAGAACGTTACAAAAAAAAGGTAAAGACGGTGCAAAAATTGCAAAAAAAAGGTCTGACTTTTTAG
- a CDS encoding DUF1507 family protein, with translation MTDEVINYRDKAYALLQADADKIVKLIQVQMDHLTMPQCPLYEEVLDTQMFGLSREIDFAVRLGLVDEKEGKALLDRLERELSALHEAVIKKRVR, from the coding sequence GTGACAGACGAGGTCATTAACTATCGTGACAAAGCGTACGCGCTCCTGCAAGCGGATGCAGATAAAATTGTCAAGCTCATTCAAGTGCAAATGGATCATCTGACGATGCCGCAATGTCCACTCTATGAGGAAGTGCTCGATACGCAAATGTTCGGCCTATCACGGGAAATTGATTTTGCCGTGCGTCTTGGCCTAGTTGACGAGAAAGAAGGAAAAGCGTTGCTCGACCGGCTCGAGCGCGAACTTTCCGCGCTTCATGAGGCGGTAATAAAAAAGCGCGTACGATAA